The segment ATGAAGTATCATCTTTGGATATTCAGCTTTACCAAGGACAATTGATCATGGGAGAAAGTTATTTTGACAGTGCCGAAGTAATTTTTGAGAATATATTGACTGTAAATCCATCTAAGTGGGAAGCATCAAGACAGTTAGGAAAACTGAAAAGAAAAAAGAACCTTCCTTTAGAAGCTAAAAAAGTACTTTTAGAAGGATTAAAACACACCCCTAATGCAAAGCAGCTTTGGTACGAATTAGGATTAACCGAGCAATATATGCTAAGGGATTATGGAGAAGCTAGAAAAGACTATGAAAAGGCATTAGAAATAGATCCTGCTTACCTAGATGCTAGAAGAGCGCTAAATAATTTAAGAGCCTACTTAAGAAAACTATATGCACCTCCTGTTACTACAACAGAAGAGCAAACTGAAGATACTGGAGAAAATACCTCTTCAGAAGAATAAACATATTAGAACTGCAACGATTCTAACTAAAAACAACTATGATTTCTAAAACTTATGGAAGCTCCGTTTATGGAGTGGATGCTACGCTGATTGAAGTAGAAGTAAACGTACTCAATGGAAAAGGACTTTATGTAGTAGGACTGCCTGACAGTGCTATTAAAGAAAGTGAACACAGAGTAGAATCTGCCGTAAAACATTTTGGTTACGTTATTCCTCGACAAAAAGTAGTGGTCAACTTAGCTCCAGCAGCAGCAAAAAAAGAAGGAGCTGCTTTTGATTTACCTATCGCTTTATCTATTCTACAGGCCTCCGAACAAATTGGTGCTAAAGAACTCGATCAGTACATTATTCTTGGAGAACTAGCTTTAGATGGGACATTAAGGCCTATAAAAGGAGCTTTACCTATCGCGATAGAAGCAAGAAAGAATAACTTCAAAGGGTTTATTTTACCCAAAGAAAACGCTCAGGAAGCCGCTATTGTAAATAATCTAGATGTAATTGGGGTTTCAACATTATTAGAAGCCATAGAATTTATTCAAGGAGATAGAGAGATTACTCCGTTGGAAATAGATACTAGAGAATTATTCAACGATATGTTGGATGATTACGAACTTGATTTCTCTCAAGTACAAGGTCAAGAAAATATGAAAAGGGCTTTGGAAATTGCGGCAGCTGGAGGTCATAATGTGATTATGATAGGCCCTCCAGGTGCAGGAAAAACGATGTTAGCCAAACGCCTTGCCACTATTCTACCTTCTTTGTCTCTACCTGAAGCGTTAGAGACTACAAAAATACACTCAGTAGCAGGAAAACTAGGAGCGGGTAAAGGACATTTGATTTCGACTCGTCCATTCCGTTCTCCTCACCATACAATAAGTGATGTAGCTTTAGTTGGAGGAGGAGGTATACCACAACCTGGGGAGATTTCTTTGTCTCATAATGGTGTTTTATTTCTTGATGAACTACCGGAGTTTAAGAGAACAGTGCTAGAAGTAATGAGACAACCGTTGGAAGAACGTAGAGTAACGATTTCTAGAGCAAAAATGTCTGTGGATTTTCCCGCTAACTTTATGTTGATAGCAAGTATGAATCCATGCCCTTGTGGTTATCACAATCATCCAGAAAAAGAATGTATATGTCCTCCTGGAGCAGTACAGAAATATCTAAACAAGATCAGTGGTCCATTATTGGATCGAATTGATCTTCATGTAGAAGTAACACCTGTTTCGTTTGATCAAATGACTTCAGTTAAACCTGCTGAATCAAGTACTGATATTAGAGACAGGGTGATAGCCGCTAGAGAAAAACAACAGGAGAGATTTAAGAGTGAAGGTCTTAAGTTGCATAATAATGCAATGATGCCTTCGCAAGTAGTAAAAAAAATATGCACTTTAGATCCATTAGGAAAAAACTTATTAAAGTCGGCAATGGATCGATTAGGCTTATCAGCAAGAGCATATGACCGAATTTTGAAGGTTTCTCGCACAATTGCTGACTTAGCAGGCAGTGAAAATGTCAAAGCTGAACATATTGCAGAAGCTATTCAATACAGAAGTTTAGATAGAGACTCTTGGGCAGAAGGTTAAAAATTATCGCTAAATGAAAAATCACACTATATTTGCTTTTGTATTCCCATTGATGCGGGAGTGTTTCTATTAAAAAAGAAAAAATAGCTGTGAAAATCATTATTGCAGGTGCCGGTGACGTAGGGTTCCACTTAGGGAAACTATTGGCACATGAAGATCACGACATTACGTTACTTGATACAGATGAGGATAGTCTGAATCAT is part of the Flammeovirga agarivorans genome and harbors:
- a CDS encoding YifB family Mg chelatase-like AAA ATPase, which codes for MISKTYGSSVYGVDATLIEVEVNVLNGKGLYVVGLPDSAIKESEHRVESAVKHFGYVIPRQKVVVNLAPAAAKKEGAAFDLPIALSILQASEQIGAKELDQYIILGELALDGTLRPIKGALPIAIEARKNNFKGFILPKENAQEAAIVNNLDVIGVSTLLEAIEFIQGDREITPLEIDTRELFNDMLDDYELDFSQVQGQENMKRALEIAAAGGHNVIMIGPPGAGKTMLAKRLATILPSLSLPEALETTKIHSVAGKLGAGKGHLISTRPFRSPHHTISDVALVGGGGIPQPGEISLSHNGVLFLDELPEFKRTVLEVMRQPLEERRVTISRAKMSVDFPANFMLIASMNPCPCGYHNHPEKECICPPGAVQKYLNKISGPLLDRIDLHVEVTPVSFDQMTSVKPAESSTDIRDRVIAAREKQQERFKSEGLKLHNNAMMPSQVVKKICTLDPLGKNLLKSAMDRLGLSARAYDRILKVSRTIADLAGSENVKAEHIAEAIQYRSLDRDSWAEG